The DNA window GCGAGGCCGGAGGAGACCGAGGGAGTGAACTCGCTGACAATTAAgatctctcttttctttttctctttctctctgtttctggaCTCACTTTGAACCATTTTACGGTCTTTACCTCCGTACCTGTGTCTGCTCCTCACACCAAAGCCCGACTCCACGTTTGCCTCTCTCCGTCCACCACTTTCACCACCGTTTGCCGGGAGTGTAAATGCCTCATCAACATGATAAGTATGTGaccctgtctgtgtgttgcttGGTGcacctctctcgctctctgaaTGACTGAGATGGGGTTACTAATGAGGAAATGTTCAGATGATGAAGTCTTTTTCCAAGAATCTTTTTCTCCCAAACGCTGTGGCCTTTGGATGACTCCTCGAGGAGACCATTAATTTagatatcagtgtgtgtgcgtccgcgtctgtgtgtgtgtgtgtgtgtctgtgtgtgagagacagtgtgtgtacatgtgcgtGGGCAGGCcttgtgtgcgtatgtgtgggGTTTCGTTGCTTTGTTTtatcacacagaaaaacaagcatGAGCAAAAGGCAGGTCAataggagagtgtgtgtgcacgtctgaAAAAAATGCAACAACAACGAGCGCCGTACAAAAAATGACCCCCTAACaactcaacaaaaacacaactcccccccgccccacccCTCTTATCACACATCCCTCCTTCCTGTCATCCTTCTACACCTTCACCCCGATTCGCTCCCCAAACGCCACCCCAAAACATCCTTCTAtgtcaacacccccccccccccccccctccaccccaaTTCAGGCCTGTACCAGCACAAAGTGGAGGGGACTCCTCACACTAACATCATGCACACATTTATGGATACAGGAAACAAGTACCACTTTTGCCACCCACCCACccgccctcctctcctcctataTCAAACAGTGCCCACTAAGCCACACAGTGACAAAGATGCATGAACGCACACTTTATCTCCGAGGGCAACCGGGTGTGTAATTGGAGCGATCTGTGATGAGCCTCCCCACCATGACGTTGGGGCGCCGCCGCGCTCTCACAGCAGCTCGTTTTTTGAAGTGCTCTGTTTTctagtgagagaggaagaatcCACTCCACGGGGCTTACAGCAACTCCTTCTCTATCCAAACACTGTCTGTCTGAGGTGCTGACAACCCGACCAGCGGGCCCCAGTTCTGTGGTGAAAAAAATACAGTGTTTGCTCTTCTTCGTGAACAAGGAGCCACAATGGACGATTTCCCAACCAGggattttactgtatttctaATCGCTTACTTTTTTTAAGGGCAGCTGAAGCACATCCACATTTGAAAAAATGCCAATAATGGCCTTTGTTGATGAATATTGTCTGACTTATCttctcatatgtgtatttacagTAGCTGTCCACCCTTttactttgttttctctttagGAAAATTTCTCATGTAAAACACTTTCAATTGTCAGAAATAGAGTGCTGAAATATAATAAGTAGTACTGCTGATGACAAAAAAATCTTATCTCCCAGATTAAGTATCAGAATTTTAGGGAGAAACTAATTATCATGAATCTTTCATTCAAGTGAAAACATATGCGATCAATTTCTTTGATTTTGGAGCATAAAAGAGTCAAACAGACAGGTCACAGAAATCAAAAGCAAACATGAGATCTgacaaatgaataatttaaagaCATCTACACTGTACAGTTtgcatgtgaatataaaaaaaacaagccgcTGAGCTCCACTGCTTCAATACATCTGTCAACAAGAGAATTTGATTTCATCCTGCTGCGGCTTCATTTCAGTTGACTGATCCTGCAGATAGCTGGCTCTGCAGACTGGAGCTGAACcagataataataatggcagcaTTATCATTTCCAAAACCAGTCTAAACATGGCTATGGCAGGGAACACCAAAACATCTGTGCAGGTGTGTTAATGTTAGTCCAGTAAATCATATAGACATAATGAGCGTCAGAGTGATCGTCTCTCTGTCTGGTTTCAGGCTCACGTCTGTAGAGAAGGTTTCACTTCTCAGAAACTCAGGTGAGAAACTGGACAGATATAATCAGCTGCCAAGATCCCGACTGTTTgtgacttaaaggttcagtgtgtagaatttagtgatatctagtggtgaagttgcatgtcgCAGCATTACTTGCTAAATCCAGGATTTTAAGGATATCATGCATGCGTCTACAAATCCTCTTTCAAGTACCTCCAGGTAtctggatgagtgtgtttgcacACTGCCGTGCCCCTGAAGCCTGGCTGACTGGTCCCAGTAAGAATGGGGCTGATATAAACAGGCTTGGCCGTTCCCACGTCTCTGTTTACACTGGGAGACCCCAGAGCAGCACTACCAGAGCACTGGATTCCCTCTGCACGGCAAACTCACACACTATCTATCTCCGTCTCGTACAGAAACACTTACTCATAACTACATGGATTCAGTGTCATGGACTTGCAGATACGTTATTTTGGACATTTTTGcaacactgcagccacacacagacCTGTTTCCCAGAGGGCACTAAAGCACACACGGCTGCAGAGTGTGATCTTACGTTTGCAGTAGTTCCTCTATggtcttttcttcttcatctcacttttatcttttattgtcttttttctcccccagCTTTTACTTTTGTAATTTCCAACCTGGTCAGTACATCCCACCTGACCTCATCCCTGCTGAAGAGTTCCCACAAAATCTCCACAAACCAGCGCTGACCTCAGTTTTTACAACACTGCCGCAAAGACTCTCAAAAGCTTAAACTCTGCTCTCTGAGTCCTTTTGAAAAGAGGCCGTGATGGACGCCCAACATAAACAGAACTCTGGGGTCCTGACAAATACGTTGAGTTTACAGGCAACAGTGAGGTCACCTCGACAGCGCATCTCGGCAAAAAGACGCATCTGCTGACAGGGACGTGTCAAGATTTTTAAAGAGGTGGTCAGTGGTTTTGCAAAAACAATGAGGAAAGATTAGGGCAGAGAGAGGGGCTTTCTGAGAAGGGTGTGTGAGAGTTATCCAGAGATTTTGGAGAAAGTTGTGTGACCTTGTCAATTTTCTGTCAAAAAATATTAAACCAACCAGATCATCTAAATCAGGTTACCTCACAATATATAGATATGCGGCCCCAATCTCCCCCTGGTAAATATTATTGTTCCACCCAATAACAAACCgttttaataattatttctgTGTCAAGTTTGATACATGTGAATATAAAACGTAGAATAGAAAAGTTAATGAACAGCCAATTGAACACAAGTCAGATCAAAACTATCTTCACACACAAGCAagcgcacaaacacaaatattcccagaaacaaacagaagaaagaTTTATCTCTCACTTTCCCCCAGTCACTCTCTTtttgacgcacacacacaacggtTACAGTGATGGAGCGTCTATTTATTCTTAGGCATATCTAAATCTATTATGCCACAAGTGctcacatctgtgtgtttacaaGCTGCAATCTTATGACCTAATGAAATTAAGAGCATTGTTCCCCTGGGAAGCAACTTCCCCCAGTGATGTTGAGACCAACAAACTGTAAACACACTCCTGTGCCCTGCGTCAGTCTcctcctaacacacacacacacacacacacacacacacacacacacacacacacacacacacacacacacacacacacacacacacacacacacacacacacacaaacacacacaaacacacgcacgccaACAATGCTTCGCGGCCTGACTCTTCTAACCTGCTCCAAATCTAAACCTTTATAGTAAACAACTTGGGACATCTGAACAAGGCTCTTGTGCCGGATGGATGTGAATTACAAGGCTATATTTCTCCCAGGAGGATTaaatgagaggaggaaagagacaaTTTGGTAACCAGGGGAGgaagaacaataacaacaggGCTGAATCATAAAGAAgctatttttctgttttgcttgGACGGGGGCCAGGAGGGAGAAGTGTTTTCAGCGGCCCCGACAGAAGAGCTGGTTTACAATGCGCAAATATATATAAGCAAGAAATAAGTCACTGATGTTTCATGCACAGAGAagtgcgtgagtgtgtgcgtgcgtagaCTTATACACATCCAAAGCTGTGTTTAGTTTACACAACTTTATCTCATAAAGATTGTATGTCATTCTTATCAGGGACATGCAGCGTTGTGTAAATCCACATCGAGCAGAACAAATCAGATCAACtcaaaaacatgacaaacggACATAAAGCTGTGATCACTCCATCTAAAGGTCACACTCATCACAGGACGTGGCCGCGACACCTCAGGGCAGCGCTCATTCACTGAATTCATTCATGGGCCACAGTAACGGCTGCAAATTCTCTCATTGATAACACAAACATTCCCCGGCCGCCTCTAAACTTtactcctctcttctctttgtaAGCCCGTCCAGAATTCCCAGCGGAGCGCTTACTGACCAGATGTGCTCGTTTTCCTTGGAGATGTTACAAATCCAGATAGCGTAGATGTCAATACACCGTAAACATTGAAAGAAGTCACACATTGTTGTGTAGAAATGGTGTTAATATAAGCCTGTTAAGTGTAATATTGGCAGGCAGAGACGACGGCAAAGACGAATTTGTGGACACAGTTTTTGGTTTGAGTCAACGAACACTTTAAGCCTCACTTGGACTTCGATTTGTATCAACTCAAAGTTTATTGTTATCATTGAGTTAAAAAGCCCGTTCAAATAATGctgaacatttttttattagatttgGCGAGGGTCCAAAAGACGGCAATCTTTACAAGCATTTAATATTTTGCTATCTCTTAGCTGTAACGGATGAATTGCAGGATAATACTTTATCATGAAATCATTGGACATatattgctttatttattttctctacaaACCTCTGATGTATTCTCAGAACATCTTAAACCCTGTATCTTTTGGctgatgtgttttgtgttctctatattctatatatatcaCGATATGACGCCATCTGTAGCTTATGTTGTGTAGTTGTTCTTCTCTTGTTTTGCATTCATCTGAGCAGCGTAAGTGTTCTGATAAAACATTATGCTTTTAAAAATAGTCCCTTAaatcatagatttatatataaaggctagatgtctcgttcgacggagccggacgtccgcacatggcgaccatcttgctagggggcatctttctcacccataacattgtgttggtagtggtacataaccataacttgctcaattttcaaacgatttttaaatgatctggtttgttataaacgtcagagatgtagttatgacactgcatacattattcatttttttttttttagaaaataacataataattcATAAGTATGCCGTGTAtgtcggttgaaaattgagcaagttatggttatttaccactaccagcaatgttatgggtgagcgagctgccccctaggaAGATGGCCGcaatgtgcggacgttcgtctccgttggccggcaacgcagatgtacggaagaggattagggccactgtggaaaaaataagtgagttctgagtttaaactcagaattctgaatttaaagtcagaattctgactttaaagtctttaaagtcagaattctgagaaaaaagtccgaattctgagtttaaactcagaactcacttattttttccacagtggccctaatcctcttccgtacagacgagacatctagcctttatatataaatctatgccTTAAATTCTGTTCGCGTAGTTGTATTTTGAAAGTCGTGCCCGGAAGTTGTCGTCATCCTGAAGTTCACCAGGTCACCCGGCTTTATTGTGAAAGATGAAAGCGGAAGTGCCCCGGctgtgagctgtgtgtgaggaggaagaggtttgTCCACAAAGATTCACCGTTAACTGGTTCGtgttttggtttggtttcaCTACAATGAGCTGAAGAGGTAGAGAACCCTGTAACGATAACatttcacacgcacacacccggGCAAACACGCACGACTAGCGGGCAACAGCGGAACTAGCTCGCCCTCGGTGTGACGGTAGACTGCTAGTCTGCTAAGCTAGCGAAGCTAACAACTTTTCGTTCATTATTGCTGGGGCACTTTTCTTTGTTGCTAGCTAGCGGGTAGCCTGTctccacaacagcagcagtgttgtGTCGTTGTTTATTGTGTGCTCCCCCTTCGCAGCCGTTTGTTGTCCCCGAAtcggacacaaacacagaaaggaAGTTGACTGTGTTGTGCTAAATGAGTTTGTGGTAAATGACTCGCAGACGCCGGGCAACATTAGCTAGCATCATTTCCCCAAACACCTCCATCAGATGCGTTGCTAAGCAGTAAAGCACAGCCCCGGAAGTGGCTAACACATCCCATAATGTAAAGACCTGCATTAGAGAGGGTTTTTTAAAAGGTGATTCTGTGAAATGTTTGAAGCAATTGCTCGTATGTGTCTTTCAGATACACGTGTGATCCGTGTTTTGAGCCTCACGTCCCGAAGCCTCCAGTGAAGCAGAGCCACGGAGGTGGAGAGCCAGATCAACTGGTGCTGCAGGACCCGGCCCATCATTTGTTTACTTTGATGCAGGTTTACTGTAAGTACAGCTGCTCTCACACATGGACTGTCTCTATGTGCAGGTTAACTACACTGTATGTGTAATTCTCAGTGAAAAGACAAATCAAATGATTTTCtatatgataaatatattattgaaATAGGTACTGGGCTACACTAGAGCGGCTGCTGATAGACTGATGTCTAGATCCCCCCAGGTCTCATCACACTCATTTGATCCTTACATTGGCTTCCCATCaaattcacatttcattttaagtAAAATGTTTTCCCACATAGAGTTCCACATGGTCGGGCCCCTGCTTCATCCATACAATCAGATTAGGTCACTCAGGTCATTTGACCAGGGCTTACTGGTTGTCCCACGTACCCACTTAAAAAATAAGGTTATCATGCTTTCAAAGTTGTGGCCTCAACACTGTTTTACTGTCATTCTGTTGCATGTTGTTATCCGACTTTTATTGCATGTGTTTATTGTGCATTACTAAATTCTCCtgtttacattaaataaaatgtatttagcaATCAAACCACTGACCCTCTGGTTGGACGAACACTGCCCCTCAACCACAGCCGCCTTAATGTGCAGCACGTTGCGACTTTGGTCTTAGAAAGGTGCTATATTTAATAAACTATACTTATTACTAAGTAAATCGCTTATGTTTTCACAGTGCGTGTTTAAAAATACGGACTGACGTTTTTTTTGTCTCAATCTGTCAAGTTGATTCTTTAAAATCCCAAAAATTCTAATCAAGCATGGGCCCTTTCCTTCTTTACAGCCAGTCTTGTCTCCCTGTCCGGCCGTCCATGAAATGGTGGTTATGGTGGAGTTGCTGATGGATGCGTGAGGAGAAAGCCCCTGTGGTATCTTGGCTGCACCACACAACTTCCACATGGATTCCGGCAATGATGACGCACTTGATATCATTATCACTAATGTGGTGGCGACCTTCAGGACCAGGTGTCACCTCAACTTACGCACCATTGCCTTAGAGGGAGTCAATGTCATCTATAAGCCAGAACATGGGGTAAGGAAGCAAAATGCTGCAGTGGAGAGATTGTTCCTGTAAAAACTAGAGAaatgataaatatatttcaatgtTTACACCTGCACTGTATTATCAAATCTCTTTTGCTCAGCTTAAAAATCGAAAATGGACCATGTCTTACTGTTTTCAGAAAGTCCTGATGAAGCTTCGTAAGCCCAAGATAACAGCCTCGATTTGGTCGTCAGGGAAATGCATCTGCACTGGAGCAACAAGGTAACACCTACCACACAAAATGCAATGGTTGCCAGAGGTTTgccatttctctctgtctgagaAGTGTTGGCCGGAGCTCTCTTGACTTGTATTGTTGGTGCAGTTAACGGCGATATTGGCACAGGATGTAGAGAAGTCGCGCACTAATAGAGTTGGTGATTCGATCGCTCAAATATCCAGATCCCCAATCAACTGCCAATAATACAATGACATTATAATTTGCCTTAACATGGATGCAGTGCTGATATTAGAGCTATTGATTACATCTACTGTAATTCAGCCACTCCATATTAGCACAGTGAGGATTTTGTGATGATGTGCTGAAACTAAGATGATTCTAAGTGTTGCAacttgctgtttgtgtgtttcatttcttGCATGTTTAAATTATGTATACAATTCTGAATGTTGATTCtcactcctgctctcctctttcGGTCAGTGAGGATGATGCAAAGCGTGGTGCTCGCAGGTTAGCGCGCTGTCTCCAGAAACTAGGCTTCAAGGTGAGGATGATCACATCGCTGTTTGTTAACGGCATTAAAATTGTTCTAGAGTTTTTGCACCTGCAAAAGCATAAATACGATGCTAACTAGACaatctttttaactttttaaagcTGATGCAGAGTTTATTAAAATTACTGTTGAGGTATTGCATTGCAAGAGTTAAATTGGCAACAATCTGAAAGAATAATCGtgaataatatttataataattgttTATTACAATTCACAAAAATCTAAACCCCAAATACCACAATCAGTATTAATGATATACAGTACATTGAtttctaaatatttatttcGAACTTAGGCCCTGTGATCAACTATCTGTCTCATTGTCATAGTAACATACATTCGGTTTTTCAAGATCGTCAGTATTTACAAGGGAACCACTGTGTTAAACATTTTTTACGGAGAACAAAATCCCATTTTTGCTTCATTGAACTCTGtacagcactttgttttgctttaactCTCATTTGCTTCAATCCAGTCAAGTCTTATGACTCGCTGTTTAGAAAACAAGCTTGTGACCAAGGCAACCTACAGCTTGCTCTATATTCTATGAGCTATATTCACTAATTCACTTCTTAAGGCTAAATTTAAGAAATCTATGCATcattaaatcttaaaaaaatagaagagatccttttttcattttcaatgcTATAAAGTGTGCATCCATATtaagtgtcagtgtgtgttttgtgtgttcaggtgaggttTTCGGCCTTCAAAGTCGTGAACGTGCTGGCAGTTTGCTCCATGCCCTTCTCAATCCAGCTCATAGACTTTACGACGAACAACCGCCCCATTGCCAGGTAATACAGTCCCTTCACATCACCACCACCCTTATATGATAGAAATCAAAGGAATCACTATTATCTTCATCAACATTTGTATTCTTATTATCCTGATGTTAGACTGTTAAGAAATCTTAAGATTTAATTGAATGCACTGTGATATCAGTCCAGAATCTCCTGTGCTTCAGGATGTTTACTTAAGTTCAAGTTTGAGTCATGAATTATGATTCAATAAAGTCAAAAAACCGCTCACTGTCATAATTAACTTTCTTTGTCATTAATTTCAGACACCCTCAGTTCATGTCTTTAAGATCTTAGACTTTACTAGTGCTTCCATATTTCCTTGTATAGgctgacctctagtggtgagAACAGTTGACCACTCGTTTAAGTCCAGTTATCTTAGTTTACTCTCTGCTTTTCACAGCAGAGCCGTATCAGAGGCGGGTTGGAAACTCACAGTAGAACAGGCCGTGTTCTAGAAGGAACAGGTCTCTGTCATGTGAGGGAAATATCGCTATACCTCAGCCTTGCACTGTAACTTTACAGTATAAAATCTCATTTGAGCAAACTAATGTCCGATACATCCACTCACATTTTAGAAATGAATAACAATGTATTAGAACTTTCTACTGTACCATAATTTATCAAAGTTGCACGTTTTTCCAGATCATGCATGGTTTTTGGTCACTGAGTAATTTCCTCTTGCTTTGAGTGTAGTGAATGGAAAGATGGTTCAGGTTGAGGGAGAGGGCGAGCAGCTCAGCAGGACTAGTTACCTGCTTTCTCTCCACTGGATGGTGAATCCATGTTGTTGCCCTGATCCACATACTAGTGTAGAAAACAACCTAATTCACTTGTTTATATGACAACAGATTGAATACTGACATGTGACACGTTGTAACCAGAGTTTTTGGTTTCTTTGCTGTActcatctatgtgtgtgtgtgtgtggttttttttgtgtggtaGTTATGAACCAGAGCTCCATCCAGCTGCCACATACAGGATTAAACATATCAAGGCTACTATCCAGGTGTTCTCCACTGGCAGCATCACAGTTACAGGTATGACACACAGCTAGCGAGCACACTGGCTTAAAGGATTGATGTCATGCAGTTGTAGATTTTACAGTCTGCTACGCCCCGAGCAGCACTTTGTAAATAACGTAATCCCTCGTGGAATTTTGCCCTAGAGTGAAATAGTTTATAAGTCATAACGTAACCCACCCAAGGTAATTTCTGTTGTTGAGGTTTCTTCCTCTACTGGGATGACCTCGGtggttcttttttctttatgtgacttttctgctttttaattGTGCTCAAAACTTGTTCTAATACATTCcctacccccaccccccaccccaggaCCAAATGTGCAGAATGTGGCCACGGCTGTGGAGGAAGTCTATCCACTACTGTTTGAGTGTAAGAAGCCCCTCCGCAAATAAAGGAATTGCATGCCCAACAAGACGGAAGACGAAGTGAAAGAGAAGACAAGACGGAGGAAGCACCTTATCTGTGGAGATTATTTCCTTGATTTTATGACTACACGGCAACAGCCCATCCACAAATGTCTTAAACATAACCGACGGGTCATATTGAATTACCTGGAACCTCAGCAGCCCCACTTGAAATCTTAAACTCTCACaaaaatgtcagtgttgttgtgGATTCCGTGGCTTTTGTGCTTTTTAACAGGCGACATGCAAATGTCTTCCAATCCAGAGACTGCTCCTCTAAAGCTGACTCGCACTGGAGGGTGGTGGAAATATTTTGCTCTCGCTCTTTACTTGCTCTGGGTGCTTCTGCATGGACACAGAAAGACCAACTTTTTAAATGCTTTCGTCTCAACTCTTACCCTATACACAGCAAGACGTCCAATTTACTGCTTTTTCAGGAAGAATCCCGTCCACAATTTATTTGAAGAGGTGTTAACACTAATACAGGACATCACTGTATTATGCACGTTGATGCATGAAGAGAAAACGGCACTTATCACCACGGACTGATGGTGGGTGAGGATGTCCTTTTTAAAGTTGCATATTTCTTCTCACaatgtgttttcatctctgattttaattgtttcacaCTTCCTGATTTTCTTCCGTCATCGGTTCCCTATTAATGCGTTCTTACTTTACAACTGTGGCGTTGGAGCAGATTGCACACACATGTCgatattttaatttcttgtcatttccctgtcatttttaatatttaactgtTCTTTTAAGTTTAGGTTTGGACAATGTACAGAATAAGATTGATGTCCTAAGTGTTGGAAATTGtgaacagttttttcaactTGGGAGTGGTTACCGAGGAATAAAGTGgcactgagaaaaaaaacttccaAAAAAAGATTTGGAAACCGTCGAGAATTGTTCAGGACGCAGGTCAACGTGGAAAGTCATTGtgaaaaaagcattttaatgtGAATGCGTCCGCTCTGGTCTGTCATACAAAGCTGTACAGCAGTTAGAAATGTGACCCGTCTGACCTGTTGTTTAAAAACTGCAACATCGTGTCTGATTACTAACAGTGTTTTAAAGAGGATGTGTTGATATCATTCTGATGCCAAACCTTCCATAGTATATCCTCCTTTTAAATGACAGTGAAACAAAATACTTCTCAGTGGAAACTACGGTCTTTTAACATGGCTGCCGATACTTGTGCTGACATCCATCGAGGTAACATGcgtgtaaatatataataatgcgAGTGATGAGAGAGATGTTGTGAAATATCTTCGACATGTTGTTTGAAATATGTGGGATGGTGTCTTTTTGAACCAGTGTCAACCGAGGATTTGTGACACTCGTTCagagttttgtattttgtataaattaataaaggttaataaaaaaacaaactctctcCAAAGTCCtttaattgttattttcccATTTTTCCTTATTGGAGGTTGTATTCACAAGTCTCAACAGAATactctttaaaatgttttgtcaaCGTGACAGATTTAAATACATCTCGACATTCAAAAGTACAGATTAAAATGTGCATTATTCTTTTCTCGCTGCAAGACATTCAACTTGTTGATTAAATAAGTTTCATTTTGGCATCAATAACAAAAGTTTTCTAGTTTGTGAGGAGTCAACAGTAAACCAGTGGAGCCTGTTGTGTTCATTCATTATCACTAGCTTGTTCCcatgaaatgtaaatgagaCACACAGCTCTTCCTGAGACTAACGTGCACTTCTCACACACCCACGCTACTGTCATTTCAGGTCACTACATCCTGGTACATACATGGTGTGAGCCTAAGGTGGAAAATCCCTTTCAGCATTGAAGTATATTCAAATGGCATAGATGTAATGTAAAGAATagaaaaacataatattttatataatttcacATTCAATCCCTGTAGTTTACTTTTTATTAAGATTATGCCATTGGTAATTTTGTAATTAATTCATAAAATCCCATGTGCAAATATATCTCTTGATTTTTAACAAGCAAGTGTTAACCCTGAACTACTTTTCCATTATTTAACTCCCTACTGTactgtttgtgttatttacaCCATCGTTAATGTTCCTTATCTGAAGCTACTACCTGTATATGACCAAGACATTACAGCTCTTTTTAGAGCTTaagtttggaaaatgtccagaaaacaGGAAACTGTCCGGAACAATCAGACGAGGGCTGGCGTCTAGCTAGAACGTGCAGGAGGCGGGACGTGATGTAGAAATTCGAATagagaaatcacatgtttttatttacagcacatctACACCTGCTTCCGTTTTATTGTCTAAAAGCTCTAAAatcttgtctttccaagttgaaaCTGGCATCTTCGACATGTATGGCacttctttttcatcctgagatatttgtattcttccagttttgcatcTCTTGCAGATtatccggacattttcctgctgtattctcacgtgGGATCTCTCGGACACTTTCCAGACATTTAACTGAAAAGTTCCGGAAATATTCGGAGCAACAGACTCGTACACCCCATCTGGAAAATGTCTCTAAAAtgtccggagttcagtgcatgtctgaacaGCTCTACttgaatgtttgtt is part of the Limanda limanda chromosome 18, fLimLim1.1, whole genome shotgun sequence genome and encodes:
- the tbpl1 gene encoding TATA box-binding protein-like 1, yielding MDSGNDDALDIIITNVVATFRTRCHLNLRTIALEGVNVIYKPEHGKVLMKLRKPKITASIWSSGKCICTGATSEDDAKRGARRLARCLQKLGFKVRFSAFKVVNVLAVCSMPFSIQLIDFTTNNRPIASYEPELHPAATYRIKHIKATIQVFSTGSITVTGPNVQNVATAVEEVYPLLFECKKPLRK